The DNA sequence cttattctcttgataaaaacaacaaacgcataaaacaaaattttatctagacCTCCCATCTTGAATCAATGACTTCGTAAGATCCATGgatgcattctctcaccagagggtgcTCTACGTGGTGGAGAGTAGTGTAACGCTCTCTGGTAAGAGATTGCAATGGGTGATTGAAAGTAGTACGCAATAAGTGAACACCAATCCTGATTGAGTTTGACTCAGCTAGTTTACATAGCGATCAAAGTTCATTTTccatgcattatacatgtacttccgaCTCTCAACTaccgataaacttttcacaaaattgtttggagacttctttacataaaaaagcacttgtccaatcggacaagtgcccatcaatattcacttgtccgaaatgtTTTTCCACTGGTACCGGACAAGCGGACAAATGTAAATGTTGACCCCTGctccctcgtttccacagaaattaaaGTATTGACATCTATCAGGTTGgtaacacttcccctatagcgagatattcttgcAAAAacacgattatccctctctagcaagagtaaatatatcctgtACAATAGATAAAAACACCcatggagtacatctcttcgtgtttcgcgtgaaaagaagaaaaaatgccaaaatgtccgatacttctgcaaatatattaatcaaaacaaaaacacacacgatgtgcattggatttcagtctccttccctcttacgccgcaactttgatatgaagtttcttgactgtgttgtcaattttatagagacaattcGCTTCATGCAGAGTTGTGGAAAACATTTTTAGATAACCAGTCATTTGGACTGACAAGAAGGCAACATAAGCCAGTCCGAAATAATTTAACTCAGTCCGAAATCTAAagttacaaaattaaaaaaacaaaacaaaaagtacACATTCAACATTTATTTCCTTTATTAAACATCGATATACTTCATAATTACATTTACTCAGTCTCCATTTCTATGCTTGTGAAATCTCCACAGCTCCTCGGTTAAGAACAGAATTTTCATGATCTCTTATAGAAGAGTACCTGTATTTTAATGAGGCGATGATAAAATTTTGTAAGCGGTTATTTGGTACGCAGCCGGCAGTCTGTCAATGCAAATATTGCATGCCATTTTAACACCATCGAATTTTAACCATTCCCGCCCCTCTGTCCAATTGTGTTTGAATTCTCTTTGTCGAGATCTTTCGTATTTAACCTTGTTAAACCTTCATCTGttagtttacattttttacCTGGTTTCGCTCCAGCTGTAAATTGGGCCACACGGCCATGCTTGTTTCGCTTTCATCAGCCTCGATCTTTTTAAAGGAAAAAAGTATTACGCAATTGCATTTTAGTTTTACAAGATAATTGCGCTGAAAAATGCTCCGATGCTTGcaggaaacaaaacaaaaacaaaaaaccaggCCGGTCATTTGGACCGACATCAATGGCGTTTATAACGGTCGCAAGCATTTTTAATCGGTTTTGCCGGCATGACCGGCAGTTTTCCACAACTCTGTTCATgctgagtgtgtgtcgcacttattagGCATTGTTTAcatctcgctaaagagggataatcgtgtTTTAGCAAGATCTCGCTAAAGGGGAAATGTTCCCAACCTGTCTATAGCCATATTAAACAGGAACAAAAATATCCCATAGTTAGCACTAAATGTGTGAAGAAAGCACCCTCCTAACTTTaatagacatttgatccgcctattcattgaacgcaggaaacataacgcaattgatggaaacagtgcattgtgacgtcatattcagcgttggtgtttagcaaattcacaaacataggagacatatggTACAATCGCAttaatcgaggagtgattatatggctaagaaaataagatttacatgcatgCTTTCATAGATTTTacgtaacatctcagaacgacgtgaacttgggtacacgagattcaatatggagaaatacatgtccatgtGCTTGCATTCGAATCGGCAccatttggaccaaaattttcaaattccataggtatggtttaattttttgttagttttctatattttccttaaaacatgttacctatagggagagctccctTGAGAGGGCTTTGCCCTCTAATAATAATAGGGCATTAATTTAGGGGTCTATTCCATACCAAAGTTAAGGAATGAGTTTTACTCAAAACTTTGATTCAAATATATCtctaaaattcatttttcagGCACCTCAAACTTCTCTCTGATCAAGTCATCCCTATGTTTATCCAGGGGTGACTTTGGTTCGTACTCGGGATTTGATGAGGTTGGGTCtcgggaacacttcccctatagtgagatattctcgctaaaacacgattatccctctttagcaagagtaaatatatcccatacaaccgagaaaaacacatGTGGATTACTACTACATTTCTTCATGTTTCACATGAAacgaagaaaaagtgctaaaaatgtctgatacttctgctaatatatgaaatttatcagaacaaaaacactcacaatgtgcattggatttcagccTCCCTCCCTCTGATGCACGAAGACTCTTCTGTGAAATTATGTGACAAAGAGTTtagatttgttgtttttggtctattataatgaattctgaaaatcattaagatgtagctttctttagtagggagatatttcataaagattaacAAATCTTCTCAATCCCTCGGAGCTGCCAATGACGTCAGTAGAGGGCAGCACTGATGCTGTAGGACACATTGTAGTCAGCACAAAGTGAATTAAATGTGGGACATCAGTTTGAACCTGATTTTACAGAGGAAGAAATCGTTTCTCAGAATGATATGCCTCTTGGCCAGCAGTTGattttaatgagagaggaattTCCCTTGATGTGCTTGTGGAAATTGTAACTATGTACATTCAAGTGGTGTCTGTTGTCATGagtttgaacattttgtgtCAGATTACATAGATATACACATAAAGTGCAGTTCTGTTCTGTGTGTCTATAAAGTCCTGTATGGTGCTCCTGATGAAATTAGACCGTATTCTTTTGAACCTTTAATTCGTAATGATTTAAACCTTATTGTATTCTAGTTTTTGATTGGCCAAATTCAAATTGAAGAACACAGGTTATTAAGGATATGTAGCCAGTATGAACATCAAATTTAACTCAGGTTCCagctttatatattatttattaattatatgtagaaaaaacttgtaaaattcacataaAACATACACAGGACAGACATAGACATTTTATATTTGCTGTAAATTAAACATAACATTTTCTTATACTGGGACACCCTGGAGAAATACAATGCTTTTGTCTTGCCTTTTGAAGGCAAGGTTAGGCTGAGAGTGCTCGGGTAGAAATTGTGCAGTGGGAAAAATGCTACTAGTTGCATGTCTGTCATTTGATTGGTCAGTGAGTTCTTAATCATATATCACATGACACACACCCACTATTTACATCAGATACAGATATGGGTACAAATTCTCAAACATATAACTTCTATTCTTTATCGTTTTCTCAATCAACCACCTGTCATTCAtgacccccccacccccccccacccccccactaTGACTTCAATACTGTATCATTTTCTCAATCAACCATGTACATTACAGCCAGCATGGGAGTGTTTCTCTGGCTATGGCACAGCTTGTGACTGCCATTTATTGGTGTGACCATTCTCACATTTAGAAACAGTTGATATCATGCTGCCTTTGTTGTATACAATAGAAGGAATACATCGACCACAACATATCTGACATACAGACAGCAGCTTATGAAGAGAACTTTCAGAAATCATAtaatatttttcttcagatGGATTTTCTGTGGTTTGTAGTCTGTAATTACATGTTGCCTCCTCCTCATATTCTTCCTCAAACTCTGATAATTCCTCATAGTCACTCAGGCTAAAATCCGGATCTTCCTCAAACTCTGATAATTCCTCATAGTCACTTGAGCTAAAATCCGGATCTTCATCTCTGTTAATAATGGAATGACCTTCATCATCATCGCTGTtaaaatcttcattttcttgAATCTCTTCATTTTTCTCAAATTCCAAGCTTTTctcgaattttttatttttctcagattgtacacctttttcaaattcaagatTTTTGGGGCATTTTTGACACAAGAGACTGCCATCACACTGGACTTGACATTTGTGACACAAGAGACTGCCATCACACTGGACTTGACATTTGTGACACAAGAGACTGCCGTCACACTGGACTTGACATTTGTGACACAAGAGACTGCCGTCACACTGGACTTGAGAGTCAGTCATATGGAAGTGGATGAAGGACTTTCCAGTTTGTATTCTCCGTGTCCGGGTTCTGACTTTTGTGTCAGGACTGGATACCTGCACAGCTTTATCTTCAGTGTTATAAATTTCTGAATGACAGGAGTCTGTTACAGGAGTTGAAAGGTCAATTGAATTGTCAGATTCTAAAGCGCCATCTTCATCAGCATTTTCTCCTCCTTTCATTACTTCTTCTAACACCTGACAATTTATCAttcaaatataatgaaaattagatACTAAATATAAACTTTAAGATGCAttttggaaaatctttaaatatatattgcttttaaatcaaaattgtatcttaaataATTACCTCTAACTTTCGTCTTTTTCTGTATGTTCCGCACGACGCTGATTTTTTCTTATTCTTTATTCTTGTACTTTTGTTCTTGGTTACCCATGGTACATCAGGCGCAGCATCTTGTTTTAGCTGAGCACGGGCGTTTGGGTACCCAAGTGCAGCTAATCTGGAGGGATGTCTTGAGTATTGACTCGGAGAAAAGTGCTTGCTACATATCTTACTGTGCTTTGTCACAACAAAATCTCTCCTTCGACAATAATGAATCCATAGTTTTTGACGAGTATTATCCTTTGGAAAACCAAAAAATGACACATTCTTATCTACATTTGAAGAGGTAGAACAATTATAAACCACACAGTACACCATTTTTACTACACCAGAAAGAGAGAGGGGATTTCTCAACTTAATAAAATCTTAATCCTGTTTATTGCATGGGCTCTAAAACCATAAGTGTCTGAATTAACAACATTTGTTTGCTCTTCAATAATAGGTAGAAATAATTTAGTATCTTTCTTGGTGGAAAGATGCAGCTGCTCTGCAGCTTTAGTCAAGTCTGACGTCACACTGGGAATTTTCTGATCTTAGAAGCTACAGATATGCATATTGAGGTTGTGCGTCTTATCAATTTAAATCAGTGATACAGCAACAGCTTTGAAGCAATCTGGAAGTGTATTTGGGGAAACTATGCAGAAATTTTATCacatatacattttctgatATGTTGTGAAGTGTTTTTGTGATTATGTCACATGTCCTTTAAATaacaagtaagaaaaacaccaaaaaaaatgaaaaatacattctgtattcacatgtatgtaaatctATATAAACATAACATGCCTTTTGTACGTGTGATAACATTTCCAATTACTCACACAGGTGATAGAATacagtaacaattctgttgcagACATGCTATCAAGATTTATGGCCTACAGACAGTTTATCAACTAGGTCAGATGAAGTCAGCTTCTTGGAGAAAAAATCAAGTGGTTTTACCCTCATTTGTTTTGACGAAAATTAAGGAAGCATTTCCTAAAGGACACTGCAAATGTGAAGGGTCTCTCTGATACAGATTCTGAATAATTTAGTATTTTTTATTGTgtaaaataattgatataattgttAATTACATCACCAAAATTTACCTGTGGTTGGCCATGTACATCGATTattgtcaatatataaattacatgaCAATATTGCAGTACTTTTACATATGACATAGTCACCTTAGTTATCtccacatatttttaaatctaataaaattaattgatttggaATCTTGAAATATACACAGTGATTCTGAGTAAGTTCAGAAGTTGGAGGAGCTGGAGATATTTTGtgggggtgttttttttcttctttttcttgatGCATTATTATTAGATTTGGTTTCAATTCTTTTTACTCAAAAACTGTATCCATCAATTCTGATATGAATCCATAATCTTCTGCTGTAACAGCATTGAATGTGTCGATCGATCATCTATGTCAGAGCACAGATGCATGctgggaaataatggatgacctTCATAAACCTTTCACTTAGAGTGTTTAATTGATCAAATTATCATGATAAAAACTGTAGCTCtcttataaaatattgggacagatcagggATATCTCTGatccaatattttctcagaactACTGTAGagatctctgatctgtcccaatattttctctgAGACCTATAGTAGagatctctgatctgtcccaatattttctcagagctACTGTAGAGAGAtatctgatctgtcccaatattttctcagagagctacagttccacaTGTCCTAAGGTGATATTTTATTGCTTGACGCAAGTTGTATTTGATATATCATTTAGAAACAAACATTAAAGGTTTGACTGACG is a window from the Ostrea edulis chromosome 5, xbOstEdul1.1, whole genome shotgun sequence genome containing:
- the LOC130054838 gene encoding uncharacterized protein LOC130054838; this encodes MVYCVVYNCSTSSNVDKNVSFFGFPKDNTRQKLWIHYCRRRDFVVTKHSKICSKHFSPSQYSRHPSRLAALGYPNARAQLKQDAAPDVPWVTKNKSTRIKNKKKSASCGTYRKRRKLEVLEEVMKGGENADEDGALESDNSIDLSTPVTDSCHSEIYNTEDKAVQVSSPDTKVRTRTRRIQTGKSFIHFHMTDSQVQCDGSLLCHKCQVQCDGSLLCHKCQVQCDGSLLCHKCQVQCDGSLLCQKCPKNLEFEKGVQSEKNKKFEKSLEFEKNEEIQENEDFNSDDDEGHSIINRDEDPDFSSSDYEELSEFEEDPDFSLSDYEELSEFEEEYEEEATCNYRLQTTENPSEEKYYMISESSLHKLLSVCQICCGRCIPSIVYNKGSMISTVSKCENGHTNKWQSQAVP